The region AGAGTATAGGAATGGAAAGGGAGACTGGACAATGCTGCAATTAAAAAACATCACCAAGAGCTATAAGACCGGCGAATTCACTCAAGTCGCACTGGATAAAGTAAATCTCAATTTCAGAGAAAGTGAGTTCGTTGCGATTCTGGGCCAGAGCGGCTCAGGCAAGACCACGCTGCTCAACATCGTCGGCGGACTGGATCAGTATGACAGCGGAGAGCTGATCATTAACGGCCAATCGACAGAGCGCTTCAAGGACAGCGAGTGGGATGCGTACCGGAATAACAGTGTCGGCTTTATTTTTCAGAGCTATAATCTGATCTCACACTTAAGCATCACGGACAACGTGGAGATGGGGATGACGCTCAGCGGGGTATCTTCAGCCGAGAAGCACCGTAAGGCGCTGGAGGTACTGGAGAAGGTTGGCCTTAAGGATCATGTGCACAAAAAGCCGAACCAGCTCTCCGGCGGACAGATGCAGCGTGTAGCCATTGCCCGGGCGCTCGCGAACAATCCCGATATTATCCTGGCCGATGAGCCTACCGGGGCCCTGGATTCGGAGACGAGTGAGCAGATCATGGAGCTGATTAAGACCATTGCCGAGGATAAGCTCGTCATTATGGTTACCCATAACCCGGAGCTGGCGGAGAATTATGCAGACCGTGTCATCCGCTTCTCGGACGGACATGCCATCTCGGACAGCAACCCGCTGGCTACGCAGAAGACCTCAAGTGCGTACAAGCTGAAGCAGACAAGCATGAGCTTCCTCACCGCCCTCAAGTTATCCGGCAAAAACATTGCCACCAAGAAATGGCGCACGGGATTGACCGCTTTTGCCTCCAGTATCGGAATTATCGGTATTGCTCTGATTCTGTCCCTGTCCAATGGCTTCGACAAACAGATCAGCTCCTATGAGACCGGGGCCTTATCCAACTTCCCGGTTTCCATCAACCAGACAGCGATCAACTTGCAGAATGCGGGCCCTCCCGGCAAAGAAGCCACGGAGCTTACCGCATACCCAGCAGAGAAGAAGCTCTACCCGTATGACCCTACTGTCAACTCCGCTATGCATGTGAATGTGCTGACTAAGGAGTATATGCAGTATCTGGACGGGATTGATCCTAAGCTGCTGGACGGCGTGTCGTACACCCGCAGTGTGAAGATGAACATGCTGGTCAAGGATGGGGATAAGGCAGTGGCCCTGGATACCAGCAAAATCACCGTGGCTCCGTATCCCAGCAAACAGGATAGTGCTTCGGGAAGCTACCTGGAGCAGTACTATGACCTGCTGGAAGGAACCTTCCCTGCAGAGAAGACAGATCTGGTGCTCATCGTGGATCAATACAACCGTATGACCAAGGCGGAAGTGGATGCGCTCGGGCTGGACTATGAAGCCAAGAGCATCAATCTGAGCGATCTGGTCGGCAAGCCGGTGAAGCTGATCATGAACAACGATTATTATAAAAAGAACGGCGAACAGTTCGTGGTCAATGCTCCAGGCGGGAATATGAATGATCTTTACGACAGCCCTAAGGCGGTTACGCTTAAAATTGCTGGTGTGCTGCGCGCACAGGAAGGGTCGAGAATCTCAACGCTGTCGCCCGGTCTGGTCTACTCCGACGAGCTGGCGGCCTCCTTCATTGCTGATGCGAAGGAATCCGAGATTGTCCTGGCCCAAGAGAAGGCAGATATCAATGTGTTAACGGGACAGGGGCTGTCGGATGGCCTTACAGGCTCGGGTTCAACCGGCCCGATGGGCGGGTCTGCTATGATGAACGCGGGACAGGCTGCTGCTGCCGGTATGGCTTCTCCCACGAAGGAGAATGCGCTTGCCACTCTGGGGGCTACCGATATCCCGACAGCAGTCTCACTGTATCCGATTGATTTCAGTGCGAAGGAATCCGTAAATGCTTATCTGGACAAATGGAATGAAGGCAAAGCGGCAGAGGATCAGGTGCAATATACTGACCTTGCAGCGATTGTGACGAATATTTCCGGCGGAATTATGGACGGGATTACGATGGTGCTGATTGCTTTTGCGGCGATTTCTCTGGTGGTATCCCTGATCATGATTGCGATCATTACGTATATTTCCGTGATGGAACGTACGAAGGAGATCGGCGTATTGCGTGCACTGGGTGCCCGTAAGAAGGATATCACGCGGGTGTTCAATGCCGAGACCTTCATTATCGGGGCTTGCTCAGGGATTCTGGGCATCGGCATCACTTATCTGCTGACCATCCCGGTCAATGCGGTCCTCTACAACCTGACGGAGCTGAAAAATGTCGCCCAGCTGAATCCGCTCCACGCGCTCATTCTGGGTGTCATCAGCGTGCTGCTGACCATGCTCGGCGGTGCTATCCCGGCCAAAATGGCGGCGAAGAAGGACCCGGTGGCTGCCCTGCGCAGTGAATAACGGGCCGTAGTCCAGATCCGCCAGACTGAAATGACGAAGAACCAAGGGAATCCGTTCCTTTGGTTCTTTCTGCATTCTATTTTGCAAGAAAAATTGCCATAGATCACAGACAAATAGGGAGATAGTGGGATAAAATAACAGGAAATAGAGATTTAATCATATACCCAGGAGGGATCAAATGAAGACCAGAGGCAAGTTGCAGGTCATTGCGGGTTTTCTTATGCTGGCGCTAATTATTACCTTGCACGATGTGCTAGAGAATCAGAATCTGAGAATCGTATTATCGATCACTGTAGCGGTAGCCGCTGCTTATTTTCTGTCCAAAATCAGTCTCCCGCAGCAGGTATCCGGCAGAACGATAACGGTAGGATTGGTGTCACTGCTGGGATTCACTTGCGTGTACCATGTTCTACTGTCCCTAGCGCTGGAGCAAAGTATATTCGCTAATTATTTTTGGGTTTTCTTATGCGTCATTTACCTGTTAATCTGGATGCGTGCCCGGCTAAGTCCCTCAAAATAACAGCCGCCGCTTGCATTGGGAGTAGCCGGAGCAGCAGTCTGGGATTACTCCGCAGAAGGCAGCTGGGCGCGCAGCGTTTTCTTTTTATTAATCTCCTTGGACAGCTCTAACTGCTGCTGGGAGATTTTTTTGAGTTCAGCCTGCAGCTTGGTGATGCGGCTCATTTTACTGCTGAGGGAGCTTGGGGATGAGCTTAGCTTGCAGTCCTTTTCCAGCTGGTTGATCTTGAGCTTGGTCTTTCGGG is a window of Paenibacillus sp. FSL H3-0469 DNA encoding:
- a CDS encoding ABC transporter ATP-binding protein/permease, with amino-acid sequence MLQLKNITKSYKTGEFTQVALDKVNLNFRESEFVAILGQSGSGKTTLLNIVGGLDQYDSGELIINGQSTERFKDSEWDAYRNNSVGFIFQSYNLISHLSITDNVEMGMTLSGVSSAEKHRKALEVLEKVGLKDHVHKKPNQLSGGQMQRVAIARALANNPDIILADEPTGALDSETSEQIMELIKTIAEDKLVIMVTHNPELAENYADRVIRFSDGHAISDSNPLATQKTSSAYKLKQTSMSFLTALKLSGKNIATKKWRTGLTAFASSIGIIGIALILSLSNGFDKQISSYETGALSNFPVSINQTAINLQNAGPPGKEATELTAYPAEKKLYPYDPTVNSAMHVNVLTKEYMQYLDGIDPKLLDGVSYTRSVKMNMLVKDGDKAVALDTSKITVAPYPSKQDSASGSYLEQYYDLLEGTFPAEKTDLVLIVDQYNRMTKAEVDALGLDYEAKSINLSDLVGKPVKLIMNNDYYKKNGEQFVVNAPGGNMNDLYDSPKAVTLKIAGVLRAQEGSRISTLSPGLVYSDELAASFIADAKESEIVLAQEKADINVLTGQGLSDGLTGSGSTGPMGGSAMMNAGQAAAAGMASPTKENALATLGATDIPTAVSLYPIDFSAKESVNAYLDKWNEGKAAEDQVQYTDLAAIVTNISGGIMDGITMVLIAFAAISLVVSLIMIAIITYISVMERTKEIGVLRALGARKKDITRVFNAETFIIGACSGILGIGITYLLTIPVNAVLYNLTELKNVAQLNPLHALILGVISVLLTMLGGAIPAKMAAKKDPVAALRSE